Proteins encoded within one genomic window of Homo sapiens chromosome 21, GRCh38.p14 Primary Assembly:
- the ZBTB21 gene encoding zinc finger and BTB domain-containing protein 21 isoform X1 translates to MEGLLHYINPAHAISLLSALNEERLKGQLCDVLLIVGDQKFRAHKNVLAASSEYFQSLFTNKENESQTVFQLDFCEPDAFDNVLNYIYSSSLFVEKSSLAAVQELGYSLGISFLTNIVSKTPQAPFPTCPNRKKVFVEDDENSSQKRSVIVCQSRNEAQGKTVSQNQPDVSHTSRPSPSIAVKANTNKPHVPKPIEPLHNLSLTEKSWPKDSSVVYAKSLEHSGSLDDPNRISLVKRNAVLPSKPLQDREAMDDKPGVSGQLPKGKALELALKRPRPPVLSVCSSSETPYLLKETNKGNGQGEDRNLLYYSKLGLVIPSSGSGSGNQSIDRSGPLVKSLLRRSLSMDSQVPVYSPSIDLKSSQGSSSVSSDAPGNVLCALSQKSSLKDCSEKTALDDRPQVLQPHRLRSFSASQSTDREGASPVTEVRIKTEPSSPLSDPSDIIRVTVGDAATTAAASSSSVTRDLSLKTEDDQKDMSRLPAKRRFQADRRLPFKKLKVNEHGSPVSEDNFEEGSSPTLLDADFPDSDLNKDEFGELEGTRPNKKFKCKHCLKIFRSTAGLHRHVNMYHNPEKPYACDICHKRFHTNFKVWTHCQTQHGIVKNPSPASSSHAVLDEKFQRKLIDIVREREIKKALIIKLRRGKPGFQGQSSSQAQQVIKRNLRSRAKGAYICTYCGKAYRFLSQFKQHIKMHPGEKPLGVNKVAKPKEHAPLASPVENKEVYQCRLCNAKLSSLLEQGSHERLCRNAAVCPYCSLRFFSPELKQEHESKCEYKKLTCLECMRTFKSSFSIWRHQVEVHNQNNMAPTENFSLPVLDHNGDVTGSSRPQSQPEPNKVNHIVTTKDDNVFSDSSEQVNFDSEDSSCLPEDLSLSKQLKIQVKEEPVEEAEEEAPEASTAPKEAGPSKEASLWPCEKCGKMFTVHKQLERHQELLCSVKPFICHVCNKAFRTNFRLWSHFQSHMSQASEESAHKESEVCPVPTNSPSPPPLPPPPPLPKIQPLEPDSPTGLSENPTPATEKLFVPQESDTLFYHAPPLSAITFKRQFMCKLCHRTFKTAFSLWSHEQTHN, encoded by the coding sequence ATGGAGGGATTACTGCATTACATCAACCCTGCACACGCCATTTCTCTCCTAAGTGCCCTGAATGAGGAGCGTCTCAAAGGACAGCTGTGTGATGTGCTGCTGATTGTTGGAGACCAAAAGTTCCGAGCTCATAAAAACGTCTTGGCTGCCAGCAGCGAATACTTTCAGAGTTTATtcacaaataaggaaaatgagtcaCAAACTGTATTTCAGCTTGACTTCTGTGAGCCAGATGCTTTTGATAATGTTTTAAACTACATTTATTCTTCCTCTCTATTTGTTGAGAAGAGCAGCCTTGCTGCTGTGCAAGAACTTGGCTATAGTCTTGGGATTTCCTTTCTGACTAACATCGTTTCTAAAACACCTCAAGCCCCCTTTCCAACGTGTCCtaatagaaaaaaagtgtttgtaGAAGATGATGAAAACAGTTCTCAAAAGAGAAGTGTCATTGTTTGTCAAAGTAGAAACGAAGCGCAAGGAAAAACTGTTAGTCAAAATCAACCCGATGTAAGCCATACTTCCCGGCCCTCTCCTAGCATTGCAGTCAAGGCCAATACCAATAAGCCACATGTCCCAAAACCAATAGAACCACTTCATAATTTGTCATTAACTGAAAAGAGTTGGCCGAAAGATAGTTCTGTGGTATATGCAAAGTCTCTTGAGCATTCTGGATCTTTGGATGATCCTAATAGAATCAGTTTGGTGAAAAGAAATGCAGTGTTGCCTTCAAAGCCTCTGCAAGACAGAGAAGCTATGGATGATAAACCAGGTGTGAGTGGTCAGCTTCCAAAAGGAAAAGCTCTAGAGCTGGCTTTGAAGAGACCACGGCCACCTGTTTTGTCTGTTTGTAGCTCATCAGAGACTCCCTATCTattaaaagaaactaacaaaggaaATGGTCAAGGTGAAGATAGAAACTTGTTGTACTATTCAAAGTTAGGCTTAGTGATCCCATCCAGTGGATCTGGTTCTGGAAACCAAAGCATTGACAGGAGTGGCCCACTTGTTAAGAGTCTCCTCAGACGGTCATTGTCGATGGATAGCCAGGTTCCTGTCTATTCACCTTCCATAGATTTGAAATCTTCCCAGGGATCATCTTCGGTGTCCAGTGATGCACCAGGGAATGTGTTGTGTGCTTTATCTCAGAAGTCATCTTTAAAAGATTGTAGTGAAAAAACAGCCCTAGATGACAGGCCTCAAGTGCTACAACCGCATCGCCTCAGGTCCTTTAGTGCTTCTCAGTCAACAGACAGGGAGGGAGCTTCCCCTGTGACTGAGGTGCGCATAAAGACTGAGCCCAGCAGCCCGCTGTCGGACCCCTCGGACATCATCCGCGTCACTGTGGGAGATGCGGCAACAACAGCAGCTGCCTCATCTTCGTCGGTCACAAGAGACCTGTCTCTGAAAACAGAAGATGACCAAAAAGACATGAGCAGACTCCCAGCAAAAAGGAGGTTCCAAGCGGACCGAAGATTGCCGTTTAAGAAGTTAAAGGTGAATGAGCACGGGTCTCCTGTGTCAGAAGATAATTTTGAGGAAGGCTCAAGCCCTACTCTCCTTGATGCAGATTTTCCAGATTCTGATTTGAATAAAGACGAATTTGGTGAGTTGGAGGGGACGAGaccaaacaaaaaatttaaatgcaaacatTGCCTTAAGATCTTTAGATCAACAGCAGGTCTTCACCGTCATGTTAACATGTACCATAACCCAGAAAAGCCCTACGCTTGTGACATCTGTCACAAGAGGTTTCACACCAACTTCAAAGTGTGGACACACTGTCAGACCCAACACGGCATAGTGAAGAACCCATCACCAGCCTCTAGTTCACATGCTGTTTTGGATGAAAAATTCCAAAGAAAGCTGATTGacatagtgagagagagagaaattaagaagGCCCTGATCATTAAGTTAAGGCGCGGCAAGCCTGGTTTTCAGGGACAGAGTAGCTCCCAAGCACAGCAAGTCATCAAGAGGAACTTGAGATCTCGAGCCAAAGGAGCTTACATTTGTACTTACTGCGGAAAAGCGTACCGCTTTCTCTCTCAATTTAAGCAGCATATAAAAATGCATCCAGGAGAAAAACCCCTTGGAGTAAATAAAGTTGCTAAACCAAAAGAGCATGCTCCTCTTGCAAGTCCAGTAGAAAACAAGGAGGTTTACCAGTGCCGCCTCTGTAATGCTAAGCTCTCTTCTCTCCTAGAGCAAGGAAGCCACGAGCGGCTGTGCCGGAACGCGGCCGTCTGCccttactgcagcctcaggtTTTTCTCGCCCGAGCTGAAGCAAGAACACGAGAGCAAGTGTGAGTATAAGAAGCTGACCTGCCTCGAGTGCATGCGCACCTTCAAGTCCTCTTTCAGCATCTGGCGGCACCAGGTTGAAGTCCATAATCAGAACAACATGGCACCCACCGAAAACTTTTCTTTGCCCGTTTTGGACCACAATGGTGATGTGACTGGTTCTTCAAGGCCCCAATCCCAGCCTGAGCCCAACAAAGTAAACCACATCGTCACCACAAAAGACGACAACGTGTTCAGTGATTCTTCAGAACAAGTTAACTTCGACTCGGAAGATTCCTCTTGTCTTCCCGAAGACCTTAGTCTTTCCAAGCAACTGAAAATCCAAGTCAAAGAGGAGCCTGTggaggaggctgaagaagaggCACCCGAGGCCAGCACAGCCCCCAAAGAAGCGGGTCCTAGCAAAGAAGCCAGCCTGTGGCCCTGCGAGAAGTGTGGGAAGATGTTCACGGTGCATAAGCAGCTGGAGCGTCACCAGGAGCTTCTGTGCTCTGTGAAACCATTTATTTGTCACGTGTGCAACAAAGCTTTTCGCACTAATTTTCGACTCTGGAGTCACTTCCAATCGCACATGTCTCAGGCTTCAGAGGAATCGGCACATAAGGAATCTGAGGTGTGCCCTGTTCCCACAAACTCTCCCTCTCCACCACCTctgccaccgccaccaccactgCCCAAGATCCAGCCTCTGGAGCCTGACAGCCCCACAGGCCTGTCCGAAAACCCAACTCCAGCCACAGAAAAACTGTTTGTGCCCCAAGAATCAGACACCCTTTTTTACCATGCCCCACCCCTTTCAGCAATCACATTTAAAAGACAGTTTATGTGTAAACTTTGCCACAGGACATTCAAGACTGCATTTAGTCTTTGGAGTCACGAACAAACACACAATTGA
- the ZBTB21 gene encoding zinc finger and BTB domain-containing protein 21 isoform X2, giving the protein MEGLLHYINPAHAISLLSALNEERLKGQLCDVLLIVGDQKFRAHKNVLAASSEYFQSLFTNKENESQTVFQLDFCEPDAFDNVLNYIYSSSLFVEKSSLAAVQELGYSLGISFLTNIVSKTPQAPFPTCPNRKKVFVEDDENSSQKRSVIVCQSRNEAQGKTVSQNQPDVSHTSRPSPSIAVKANTNKPHVPKPIEPLHNLSLTEKSWPKDSSVVYAKSLEHSGSLDDPNRISLVKRNAVLPSKPLQDREAMDDKPGVSGQLPKGKALELALKRPRPPVLSVCSSSETPYLLKETNKGNGQGEDRNLLYYSKLGLVIPSSGSGSGNQSIDRSGPLVKSLLRRSLSMDSQVPVYSPSIDLKSSQGSSSVSSDAPGNVLCALSQKSSLKDCSEKTALDDRPQVLQPHRLRSFSASQSTDREGASPVTEVRIKTEPSSPLSDPSDIIRVTVGDAATTAAASSSSVTRDLSLKTEDDQKDMSRLPAKRRFQADRRLPFKKLKVNEHGSPVSEDNFEEGSSPTLLDADFPDSDLNKDEFEQGSHERLCRNAAVCPYCSLRFFSPELKQEHESKCEYKKLTCLECMRTFKSSFSIWRHQVEVHNQNNMAPTENFSLPVLDHNGDVTGSSRPQSQPEPNKVNHIVTTKDDNVFSDSSEQVNFDSEDSSCLPEDLSLSKQLKIQVKEEPVEEAEEEAPEASTAPKEAGPSKEASLWPCEKCGKMFTVHKQLERHQELLCSVKPFICHVCNKAFRTNFRLWSHFQSHMSQASEESAHKESEVCPVPTNSPSPPPLPPPPPLPKIQPLEPDSPTGLSENPTPATEKLFVPQESDTLFYHAPPLSAITFKRQFMCKLCHRTFKTAFSLWSHEQTHN; this is encoded by the exons ATGGAGGGATTACTGCATTACATCAACCCTGCACACGCCATTTCTCTCCTAAGTGCCCTGAATGAGGAGCGTCTCAAAGGACAGCTGTGTGATGTGCTGCTGATTGTTGGAGACCAAAAGTTCCGAGCTCATAAAAACGTCTTGGCTGCCAGCAGCGAATACTTTCAGAGTTTATtcacaaataaggaaaatgagtcaCAAACTGTATTTCAGCTTGACTTCTGTGAGCCAGATGCTTTTGATAATGTTTTAAACTACATTTATTCTTCCTCTCTATTTGTTGAGAAGAGCAGCCTTGCTGCTGTGCAAGAACTTGGCTATAGTCTTGGGATTTCCTTTCTGACTAACATCGTTTCTAAAACACCTCAAGCCCCCTTTCCAACGTGTCCtaatagaaaaaaagtgtttgtaGAAGATGATGAAAACAGTTCTCAAAAGAGAAGTGTCATTGTTTGTCAAAGTAGAAACGAAGCGCAAGGAAAAACTGTTAGTCAAAATCAACCCGATGTAAGCCATACTTCCCGGCCCTCTCCTAGCATTGCAGTCAAGGCCAATACCAATAAGCCACATGTCCCAAAACCAATAGAACCACTTCATAATTTGTCATTAACTGAAAAGAGTTGGCCGAAAGATAGTTCTGTGGTATATGCAAAGTCTCTTGAGCATTCTGGATCTTTGGATGATCCTAATAGAATCAGTTTGGTGAAAAGAAATGCAGTGTTGCCTTCAAAGCCTCTGCAAGACAGAGAAGCTATGGATGATAAACCAGGTGTGAGTGGTCAGCTTCCAAAAGGAAAAGCTCTAGAGCTGGCTTTGAAGAGACCACGGCCACCTGTTTTGTCTGTTTGTAGCTCATCAGAGACTCCCTATCTattaaaagaaactaacaaaggaaATGGTCAAGGTGAAGATAGAAACTTGTTGTACTATTCAAAGTTAGGCTTAGTGATCCCATCCAGTGGATCTGGTTCTGGAAACCAAAGCATTGACAGGAGTGGCCCACTTGTTAAGAGTCTCCTCAGACGGTCATTGTCGATGGATAGCCAGGTTCCTGTCTATTCACCTTCCATAGATTTGAAATCTTCCCAGGGATCATCTTCGGTGTCCAGTGATGCACCAGGGAATGTGTTGTGTGCTTTATCTCAGAAGTCATCTTTAAAAGATTGTAGTGAAAAAACAGCCCTAGATGACAGGCCTCAAGTGCTACAACCGCATCGCCTCAGGTCCTTTAGTGCTTCTCAGTCAACAGACAGGGAGGGAGCTTCCCCTGTGACTGAGGTGCGCATAAAGACTGAGCCCAGCAGCCCGCTGTCGGACCCCTCGGACATCATCCGCGTCACTGTGGGAGATGCGGCAACAACAGCAGCTGCCTCATCTTCGTCGGTCACAAGAGACCTGTCTCTGAAAACAGAAGATGACCAAAAAGACATGAGCAGACTCCCAGCAAAAAGGAGGTTCCAAGCGGACCGAAGATTGCCGTTTAAGAAGTTAAAGGTGAATGAGCACGGGTCTCCTGTGTCAGAAGATAATTTTGAGGAAGGCTCAAGCCCTACTCTCCTTGATGCAGATTTTCCAGATTCTGATTTGAATAAAGACGAATTTG AGCAAGGAAGCCACGAGCGGCTGTGCCGGAACGCGGCCGTCTGCccttactgcagcctcaggtTTTTCTCGCCCGAGCTGAAGCAAGAACACGAGAGCAAGTGTGAGTATAAGAAGCTGACCTGCCTCGAGTGCATGCGCACCTTCAAGTCCTCTTTCAGCATCTGGCGGCACCAGGTTGAAGTCCATAATCAGAACAACATGGCACCCACCGAAAACTTTTCTTTGCCCGTTTTGGACCACAATGGTGATGTGACTGGTTCTTCAAGGCCCCAATCCCAGCCTGAGCCCAACAAAGTAAACCACATCGTCACCACAAAAGACGACAACGTGTTCAGTGATTCTTCAGAACAAGTTAACTTCGACTCGGAAGATTCCTCTTGTCTTCCCGAAGACCTTAGTCTTTCCAAGCAACTGAAAATCCAAGTCAAAGAGGAGCCTGTggaggaggctgaagaagaggCACCCGAGGCCAGCACAGCCCCCAAAGAAGCGGGTCCTAGCAAAGAAGCCAGCCTGTGGCCCTGCGAGAAGTGTGGGAAGATGTTCACGGTGCATAAGCAGCTGGAGCGTCACCAGGAGCTTCTGTGCTCTGTGAAACCATTTATTTGTCACGTGTGCAACAAAGCTTTTCGCACTAATTTTCGACTCTGGAGTCACTTCCAATCGCACATGTCTCAGGCTTCAGAGGAATCGGCACATAAGGAATCTGAGGTGTGCCCTGTTCCCACAAACTCTCCCTCTCCACCACCTctgccaccgccaccaccactgCCCAAGATCCAGCCTCTGGAGCCTGACAGCCCCACAGGCCTGTCCGAAAACCCAACTCCAGCCACAGAAAAACTGTTTGTGCCCCAAGAATCAGACACCCTTTTTTACCATGCCCCACCCCTTTCAGCAATCACATTTAAAAGACAGTTTATGTGTAAACTTTGCCACAGGACATTCAAGACTGCATTTAGTCTTTGGAGTCACGAACAAACACACAATTGA